One segment of Thermus tengchongensis DNA contains the following:
- a CDS encoding lytic transglycosylase domain-containing protein, which translates to MPSGGKDKLLWLGLGGVALLALAGGRAAAASRPRGGFSGSPSCPYPPSDPPLDKTRWDLIDRIYARIVEANPALRSSCGDCGGRSLAAIVAGALAQAEGMGVPPDLVVAVAWRESRFNPYVDRVTEALRLSKDGANCASGTEIGPMQVKPCAFRTVGMDPTLLLNMPTPSRIQYAVAAGIRYLRWLKETRLPGSTWCDVLHAYNVGPGAFLSGKRNPAYVQAVLAKAAEYSELRV; encoded by the coding sequence ATGCCAAGCGGAGGCAAGGATAAGCTCCTTTGGCTTGGCCTGGGCGGGGTGGCCCTCCTGGCCCTGGCCGGGGGGCGGGCCGCCGCGGCTTCACGGCCCAGGGGAGGGTTCTCGGGATCACCATCCTGCCCCTACCCTCCTTCCGACCCTCCACTGGACAAAACGCGCTGGGACCTTATAGACCGCATTTACGCCCGGATTGTGGAGGCCAATCCCGCTTTGAGGTCGTCCTGCGGGGACTGCGGGGGGCGCTCCCTAGCCGCCATCGTGGCCGGCGCGTTGGCCCAGGCGGAGGGCATGGGGGTCCCCCCGGACCTGGTGGTGGCGGTGGCCTGGCGGGAAAGCCGCTTTAACCCTTACGTGGACCGGGTGACGGAGGCCCTACGCCTCAGCAAGGACGGGGCCAACTGCGCCTCGGGGACGGAGATTGGCCCCATGCAGGTGAAGCCCTGCGCCTTCCGCACCGTGGGCATGGACCCCACCCTCCTCCTCAACATGCCCACGCCCTCCCGCATTCAGTACGCGGTGGCCGCAGGGATCCGGTACCTGCGGTGGTTGAAGGAGACCCGCCTTCCCGGCTCTACCTGGTGTGACGTTCTTCACGCCTACAACGTGGGGCCGGGGGCCTTCCTCTCGGGAAAGCGCAACCCCGCCTACGTCCAGGCCGTCCTGGCCAAGGCGGCGGAGTACTCGGAGCTTAGGGTATGA
- a CDS encoding type II toxin-antitoxin system HicA family toxin — translation MADYAPEVKRLLREAGCYFVRQGKGDHEIWYSPLTGRKFVVDGKILSRHTANGVLKQAGLPKRF, via the coding sequence ATGGCGGATTACGCCCCCGAGGTCAAGCGCCTTCTCCGGGAGGCGGGTTGTTACTTTGTCCGTCAGGGGAAGGGGGACCACGAAATCTGGTACAGCCCTCTCACCGGGCGCAAGTTCGTGGTAGACGGCAAAATCCTGTCCCGCCATACCGCCAATGGTGTCCTGAAGCAGGCCGGGCTACCCAAGCGGTTCTGA
- a CDS encoding DUF1902 domain-containing protein, translating into MTPVRVRAFWDEEAGVWVAESPDVPGLATEAQDLDGLLLKLRVMVPELLEENGLPLALPLELHLEARQALTPA; encoded by the coding sequence ATGACCCCCGTACGCGTGCGCGCCTTCTGGGATGAGGAGGCTGGGGTGTGGGTAGCAGAGTCCCCGGATGTGCCCGGGCTTGCAACCGAGGCCCAAGACCTTGATGGCCTCCTCCTCAAGCTCAGGGTGATGGTGCCTGAGCTCCTGGAGGAGAACGGCCTTCCCCTGGCCCTACCCTTGGAGCTCCACCTCGAGGCCCGCCAAGCCCTCACCCCCGCCTAA